From a region of the uncultured Propionivibrio sp. genome:
- a CDS encoding CoA-binding protein, producing MENVIVVGASSNEERYSNKAMKMLSDYGHTPIPVAPKDAEILGRTVYASVTAVPGPVDTVTLYVGPQRQDGLFEQIIGKGARRVIFNPGTENPDAYERLRAAGIEPIETCTLVLLRTGQF from the coding sequence ATGGAAAATGTCATCGTCGTCGGCGCCAGCAGCAACGAGGAGCGCTATTCCAACAAGGCCATGAAGATGCTGAGCGATTACGGGCATACGCCGATCCCGGTCGCGCCCAAGGATGCGGAAATCCTCGGCCGCACCGTCTACGCCTCGGTCACAGCGGTACCCGGCCCGGTCGATACGGTCACCCTCTACGTCGGTCCGCAGCGGCAGGACGGTCTGTTCGAGCAGATCATCGGCAAGGGAGCGCGTCGCGTCATCTTCAATCCCGGCACCGAGAATCCCGACGCATACGAGCGCCTGCGCGCCGCCGGTATCGAGCCGATCGAAACCTGCACGCTGGTGCTGCTGCGCACGGGACAGTTCTGA
- a CDS encoding LysR family transcriptional regulator, which produces MSDSPEWGDLRYFLELARTGKLSATAKKLGVEHTTVSRRIARLEHELDTSLFQRTRKGYALSKAGEALVPHAEAMESSMLTALSEASGGDVGASGTVRIGTPEAYGLCVLPRFLDRLYAAYPRLIVELLPLPHFPSLAAREVDILVTLAPPRTGRYVVSRLTDLEYQLHASAEYLAAHPPIRGLGDLAGHDFVDYVQDQLMNEGLRYLEQLTPRPRRRFTSTSMLAQRDAIAAGLGLGMLIPYVVDNRPNLIPVLPGEAKVTLTLSIAAPTELFKLRRVRAAWDFIREMTESDPTQFHYPF; this is translated from the coding sequence ATGAGCGACAGTCCCGAGTGGGGCGACCTGCGGTATTTCCTGGAACTCGCGCGTACGGGCAAGCTCTCGGCGACAGCGAAAAAGCTCGGTGTCGAGCATACGACGGTGTCACGGAGGATCGCCCGCCTAGAACATGAGTTGGATACTTCGCTCTTTCAGCGAACGCGCAAGGGCTATGCATTGAGCAAAGCCGGAGAGGCGCTCGTTCCGCATGCCGAAGCGATGGAAAGCTCCATGCTTACGGCATTGTCCGAAGCGTCGGGCGGGGATGTCGGGGCGAGCGGAACGGTTCGCATTGGCACGCCGGAAGCCTATGGTCTTTGCGTCCTGCCGCGCTTTCTCGACCGCTTGTACGCGGCGTATCCGCGCCTGATCGTCGAGCTTCTTCCCTTGCCGCATTTCCCGAGCCTGGCGGCGCGGGAGGTCGATATCCTGGTGACGCTGGCGCCGCCCCGGACCGGGCGTTACGTCGTCTCTCGCCTCACCGATCTCGAATACCAATTGCATGCCTCGGCCGAGTACCTAGCGGCGCATCCGCCGATCCGAGGGCTTGGCGACCTTGCCGGGCATGACTTCGTCGATTACGTTCAGGATCAATTGATGAACGAAGGGCTGCGCTATCTGGAGCAACTGACGCCGCGTCCGCGGCGGCGTTTCACCAGCACCAGCATGCTGGCCCAGCGCGATGCCATTGCCGCGGGGCTGGGCCTGGGTATGCTCATTCCCTATGTCGTCGACAACCGGCCGAACCTGATTCCGGTCCTCCCCGGCGAGGCCAAGGTGACGCTGACCTTGTCGATCGCGGCGCCGACCGAACTCTTCAAGCTGCGACGCGTACGGGCCGCCTGGGATTTCATCCGGGAAATGACGGAAAGCGATCCGACGCAATTCCATTACCCGTTCTGA